The genomic DNA CGCGAAAAAGCCGATGCCCTCGATCCGCAGCAGCCCCGCGCCGCCATCAATCATGCCCATGGCGATCTCTTCATCGGAGTCGAGCTGCTCTTCGAAGTTCTGGATATAAAGAATCAGCCGTTCGTAGGCCCATTCGGCAGGCGATTTCTCATCTGCCGGGCGGGTGCACATGGCATCGGGCAGCGGTTTTTGCTCGGCAGTCGCGGGCGCATCCGGATCGGCGTGAACAGCACGGGAGCGTGGCAGGGCGCTTGCCTCATGGGCCTCGGCCACGGTGCGGATATCGTCTTCCATCTCTTAGTTCACCCTAAAGATATATGCGTCATCCGGGCCAACCTCGCGGCTCACCTTGCCCGTGACATAGAGGTGGTTGAGGTGGCCCACGGCCTCGACCAGCGCCAGCCCGTAGGCACCGCCGGTGATCTGCCGCCCGAAGATCGGTTCGAAACAGTCATGCGCAGAGCCGGGCGTGGCGGAGAGGTGCTTCAGCAAGCGGGCAAGCGCCGTGTGGTGATTGTCGGCCATCTGCACCAGCCGCGCAGGCAGTCCGGTGAAGGGCAGCTTGTGGCCGGGCAGAACCAGTTGGTCACCACGGGCGTGCGCAGCCAGACGCGCGCAACTTTCCAGCCATTCGCCCACCGGGTCGGCCTCTGGCTCGGTGGGATAGACGCCGAGGTTGGGCGAGATGGAGGGCAAGAGCTGATCGCCGCCCAGCACAAGCGGCGCATCCTCGCACCAGAAGGTGGCATGATCGGGCGCGTGCCCCTGCCCCAGCCGCACATGCCAGCGCCGCCCGCCCATGGTGATGGCATCGCCCTCTGCGATCCGCGTAAATCCCAGCGGCAGTGGCACCGTCATATCGGCAAAGTTGAAGGGCCGCTCGTTGCAGCGTTTTTCGTAGATCTCGGGAGCCATCCCGGCGCGGCGCCAGAACAGCTTTTGCGCCTCCACCGGTCGCTCCTGCTCATCGAGTTGCAGCATCCGCGCAGTGAGCCAGGCCACCCGCGTTGCGACGATCTCGGCCCCCTGCTCGGCGAACCACCCGGCCAGACCGATATGATCGGGGTGGTGATGGGTGAGCACCACGCGGCGCACCGGCTTGCCGCCCATCGGGCCGGCCAGCACCTGCTCCATCTGTGCCCGGGCCTTCGCCCAGTTCATTCCACTGTCAATCAGCGTCCAGCCATCGCCCTCATCGAGCGCATAGAGGTTGACGTGATCGAGCGCCATCGGCAGCGGCAGGCGAAACCAGAGGATGCCGGGGGCAACCTCTACCGCCTCGCCGGGTTCGGGCGGGGTATCCCACGGGAAACTGAGGGGCTGTGCGTCCATAGGCTTGGACCTAGGCCATCAGCTCCTCGTTGGAAAGGGCATCCATCCCGTCCCCGCCCATCCGCACTTCGGCAGCAAGCCCCGCGTGCTGAGGCAGGAGCCGCTTGATGTAAAAGCGGGCAAGCCCGGCGCGCGGTCCGGTGTCTTTCTCGGTCATGGCGGAGGCGAGGTGGAAATGTGCGCCAAGCACCCGCGCAAAGGCCCGCAAGTAGGCCACGGCCACAGCACCGCGCGCCTCCATGTCCATCTCCAGCACAGCCTCGGTCAGCTCGCGCTGAACCTCGGCGGCATTCCACACCGCATCCGTCATCCGGGGGAAACGGCCGCGACCAGCCTCGGCGGCGTCCTGAACCTCGCTCAGCAGAGTCAGCGCCGCCTCGCCGCCATCCGCCAGCTTGCGGCCCACCAGATCGAGCGCCTGAATCCCATTGGTGCCCTCATAGATCGTGGTTACCCGCACATCGCGGTAAAACTGCGCCGCACCGGTTTCTTCGATGAAACCCATGCCACCATGCACCTGAATGCCCGTGGCGGACACTTCGCAGCCTACATCGGTGCCATAGGCCTTGGAGATCGGGGTGAGGAGCGCGGCGCGGGCGGCCCATGCGGCCTCGCCGGTGGCATTGGCCATGTCGAGCGCCACGGCATTGGCCAGCGCGATGG from Oceanicola sp. D3 includes the following:
- a CDS encoding DUF6173 family protein, whose protein sequence is MEDDIRTVAEAHEASALPRSRAVHADPDAPATAEQKPLPDAMCTRPADEKSPAEWAYERLILYIQNFEEQLDSDEEIAMGMIDGGAGLLRIEGIGFFAPDIVSFYGRDPSGGRMQLVQHVTQLNVTLRALPKPKGEQKAQRIGFRLARGLSEPDAGAGEDASKGG
- a CDS encoding MBL fold metallo-hydrolase produces the protein MDAQPLSFPWDTPPEPGEAVEVAPGILWFRLPLPMALDHVNLYALDEGDGWTLIDSGMNWAKARAQMEQVLAGPMGGKPVRRVVLTHHHPDHIGLAGWFAEQGAEIVATRVAWLTARMLQLDEQERPVEAQKLFWRRAGMAPEIYEKRCNERPFNFADMTVPLPLGFTRIAEGDAITMGGRRWHVRLGQGHAPDHATFWCEDAPLVLGGDQLLPSISPNLGVYPTEPEADPVGEWLESCARLAAHARGDQLVLPGHKLPFTGLPARLVQMADNHHTALARLLKHLSATPGSAHDCFEPIFGRQITGGAYGLALVEAVGHLNHLYVTGKVSREVGPDDAYIFRVN